Proteins co-encoded in one Aquincola tertiaricarbonis genomic window:
- a CDS encoding LysR family transcriptional regulator yields MNVSTRQLRAFLALAEQRNFTRAAALCHLSQPAFSALIRQLEESLGLRLFDRSTRSVALTAEGSEFAASAQRVLEEFERAVAGMHDHAERRRGRVSVALLPSLAAGWLPQVLTGFQALHPGIELRVADVLSEPCIERVRHGEADFALAATRAETPELQAEPFCSDDFYLVCPADHPLSRLREVRPRDVAAWPFIHLSRTSSVRQYLDAATQPQAMQSVMEVDQLATVMGMVRAGIGISVVPWLTLFHFQAPGVLTRRLAWPGLQRHIYLVRPRDRSLSVAAQAFYEWVMARRPEGTQAGVVRRRAAAPRAVSVRRPAARS; encoded by the coding sequence ATGAATGTGTCCACCCGCCAGCTGCGGGCCTTCCTGGCGCTGGCCGAGCAGCGCAACTTCACCCGCGCGGCGGCGCTGTGCCACCTGTCGCAGCCCGCCTTCAGCGCCTTGATACGCCAGCTGGAGGAGTCGCTGGGCCTGCGCCTGTTCGACCGCAGCACCCGCTCGGTGGCGCTGACGGCCGAAGGCAGCGAGTTCGCTGCTTCGGCGCAGCGGGTGCTGGAGGAGTTCGAGCGCGCCGTGGCCGGCATGCACGACCATGCGGAACGGCGGCGCGGGCGGGTGTCGGTGGCGCTGCTGCCCTCCCTGGCCGCAGGCTGGCTGCCGCAGGTGCTGACCGGCTTCCAGGCGCTGCATCCGGGCATCGAGCTGCGCGTGGCCGACGTGCTGTCCGAGCCCTGCATCGAGCGGGTGCGCCATGGCGAGGCCGACTTCGCCCTGGCCGCCACCCGGGCCGAGACGCCCGAGCTGCAGGCCGAGCCCTTCTGCAGCGACGACTTCTACCTGGTGTGCCCCGCCGACCACCCGCTGTCCAGGCTGCGCGAAGTGCGCCCGCGCGACGTGGCGGCCTGGCCCTTCATCCACCTGTCGCGCACGTCCAGCGTGCGGCAGTACCTGGACGCGGCCACGCAGCCGCAGGCCATGCAGTCGGTGATGGAGGTGGACCAGCTGGCCACGGTGATGGGCATGGTGCGCGCCGGCATCGGCATCAGCGTGGTGCCCTGGCTCACGCTGTTCCACTTCCAGGCGCCGGGCGTGCTCACGCGCCGGCTGGCGTGGCCGGGGCTGCAGCGGCACATCTACCTGGTGCGGCCGCGTGACCGCAGCCTGTCGGTGGCCGCGCAGGCGTTTTATGAGTGGGTGATGGCCCGCCGGCCCGAAGGCACCCAGGCGGGCGTGGTGCGGCGGCGCGCGGCGGCGCCGCGGGCCGTCAGCGTGCGGCGTCCGGCAGCTCGATCTTGA
- a CDS encoding tannase/feruloyl esterase family alpha/beta hydrolase, with protein MAKFPVPPPGPRAQPHPARWLALLAAAACTACGGSDGDDTPTPVALACEAASFAALKLDNATISSATPVAAGSYTPPGTSSALTGLPAFCLVKGQATPSSDSLINFEAWVPQGSAWNGKLVTTGNGGYSPALSYRDMAYALAQGYAAIGGDTGHQGDPNAMDWGLGHPEKITDWGSRSIHAITVPAKQLVATLQGQPAKRAYYYGCSTGGHQAYAQVQRYPTDFDGVIAGAPGNNRTALNAEFLWRYLSNRTSQADPALLLTPAKAALITNAAVAACDTIDGVADGVIEDPRQCTNARFDVGSLQCSGADAATCLTAGQVAAARKIYAGPVNPRTGAQIYPGQVVGSESGWPGYWGGTEPVRTDYWRLWAFENPQWNWWGFDFDRDFSFALAKVGSRVDQTSTDLSAFKAAGAKLITYQGWIDPVVVATDTIAYYEKVKAAQGSQAEVDRFFKLFVVPGMGHCSGGPGATSFGNAGTPPVVDADHDLLSALDRWVEQGTAPQRIVASRVANGAVVRTRPVCAWPTKAVYGGSGSTDEAANFSCR; from the coding sequence TTGGCCAAGTTCCCCGTTCCCCCGCCCGGGCCGCGTGCGCAGCCCCACCCCGCCCGCTGGCTGGCGCTGCTGGCCGCCGCAGCCTGCACCGCCTGCGGCGGCAGCGACGGCGATGACACGCCCACGCCGGTCGCCCTGGCCTGCGAAGCCGCCAGCTTCGCGGCGCTGAAGCTGGACAACGCCACCATCAGCTCGGCCACGCCGGTGGCCGCTGGCAGCTACACACCGCCCGGCACCAGCAGTGCCTTGACCGGGTTGCCGGCCTTCTGCCTGGTCAAGGGGCAGGCGACGCCCAGCAGCGATTCGCTGATCAACTTCGAGGCCTGGGTGCCGCAGGGCAGCGCCTGGAACGGCAAGCTGGTGACCACCGGCAACGGCGGCTACAGCCCGGCGCTGAGCTACCGCGACATGGCCTATGCGCTGGCGCAGGGTTATGCCGCCATCGGTGGCGACACCGGCCACCAGGGTGACCCCAACGCGATGGACTGGGGCCTGGGCCACCCCGAGAAGATCACCGACTGGGGCAGCCGCTCGATCCACGCCATCACCGTGCCGGCCAAGCAGCTGGTGGCCACGCTGCAGGGCCAGCCGGCCAAGCGGGCCTACTACTACGGCTGCTCCACCGGCGGCCACCAGGCCTATGCGCAGGTGCAGCGCTACCCGACCGACTTCGACGGCGTGATCGCCGGCGCGCCGGGCAACAACCGCACCGCACTGAATGCCGAGTTCCTCTGGCGCTACCTGTCCAACCGCACCAGCCAGGCCGATCCCGCGCTGCTGCTGACGCCGGCCAAGGCCGCGCTCATCACCAACGCCGCGGTGGCCGCCTGCGACACCATCGACGGCGTGGCCGACGGCGTGATCGAAGACCCGCGGCAATGCACCAACGCGCGCTTCGACGTCGGCTCGCTGCAGTGCAGCGGCGCCGATGCCGCCACCTGCCTGACGGCGGGCCAGGTGGCTGCGGCGCGCAAGATCTACGCAGGCCCGGTCAACCCGCGCACCGGCGCGCAGATCTACCCCGGCCAGGTGGTGGGCAGCGAATCGGGCTGGCCCGGCTACTGGGGCGGCACCGAGCCTGTGCGCACCGACTACTGGCGCCTGTGGGCCTTTGAAAACCCGCAATGGAACTGGTGGGGCTTCGACTTCGACCGCGACTTCAGCTTCGCGCTGGCCAAGGTGGGCAGCCGGGTCGACCAGACCAGCACCGACCTCTCGGCCTTCAAGGCTGCCGGCGCCAAGCTCATCACCTACCAGGGCTGGATCGACCCGGTGGTGGTGGCCACCGACACCATCGCCTACTACGAGAAGGTGAAGGCCGCCCAGGGTTCGCAGGCCGAGGTGGATCGCTTCTTCAAGCTCTTCGTGGTGCCCGGCATGGGCCACTGCTCGGGCGGGCCGGGCGCCACCAGCTTCGGCAATGCCGGCACGCCGCCGGTGGTGGATGCCGACCACGACCTGCTGTCCGCGCTCGACCGCTGGGTGGAGCAAGGCACCGCGCCGCAACGCATCGTGGCTTCGCGTGTGGCCAACGGCGCGGTGGTGCGCACCCGCCCGGTGTGTGCCTGGCCCACCAAGGCCGTGTACGGGGGCAGCGGCAGCACCGACGAGGCCGCCAACTTCAGCTGCCGCTGA
- a CDS encoding alpha/beta hydrolase domain-containing protein, producing MYRQLHLPLATLAAATLLAACGGDGGNDSPSKTPQLRLTISATEDFAGTYGSVGAYEKLTGVIEGEVDPADPKNAVIQDLQLAPRNANGLVSYSTEFVMLKPKDMSKASGVLRYDAPNRGNILTMLNPTATPSDAVYLERGYVMLYAAWQGDVPKSNPARLTATVPVARNADGSSITGPYRAELVPTAATPAMSLPGGVFNGSMIPYEPASLDNTQPGYSLTRRRNETDPRVAIPPADWKFATCDAAANPFPGTASPTSVCLKGGFDPQYLYELVYVAKDPKVMGVGLAALRDAVSFFRSKAADSAGTANPLAGRITHAIAQGTSQSGNAMKTFLHLGFNQALDGGKVFDGMYAHVAARQTNINTRFAVPGGGGGLRTDHTAFGQTAPRGLAADYVDDVSGRQGGVMKRCAATATCPKFFLGLSGTEFWQLQGSPVLTDAYGFRDLTQPDNARVYYYASTQHGGAGGTASIGYAPSRNVYPAGTVVHFNDTFRALFIALEDWVVRGTEPPASQVPKLADGTLVRPDQLVFPAMKGLTWPVGGTATAIPDFNYLARYNGFPLFDFGPQYIPQDESGIATLLPPYYTGRDYAILVPQVDASTGLTRAGIRSVEAQAPLGTSIEFNYVATPGIVDLSNLTGSFIPFHKTEAARLAAGDTRPSLEALYGTQAGYVAAVTAAADQLVAQRLLLPRDAALRKQQAAATVVLP from the coding sequence ATGTACAGACAACTTCATCTGCCCCTGGCGACCCTGGCCGCCGCCACCCTGCTGGCCGCCTGCGGCGGTGACGGCGGAAACGACAGCCCGAGCAAGACGCCGCAGCTGCGCCTGACCATCAGCGCCACCGAAGACTTTGCCGGCACCTACGGCAGCGTGGGCGCGTATGAAAAGCTCACCGGCGTGATCGAAGGCGAGGTGGACCCGGCCGATCCGAAGAACGCGGTGATCCAGGACCTGCAGCTGGCGCCGCGCAACGCCAACGGCCTGGTGAGCTACAGCACCGAGTTCGTGATGCTCAAGCCCAAGGACATGAGCAAGGCCAGCGGCGTGCTGCGCTACGACGCGCCCAACCGCGGCAACATCCTGACCATGCTCAACCCCACCGCCACGCCCAGCGATGCGGTGTACCTGGAGCGCGGCTACGTGATGCTGTACGCGGCCTGGCAGGGCGACGTGCCCAAGAGCAACCCCGCGCGGCTGACGGCCACGGTGCCGGTGGCCCGCAATGCCGACGGCAGCAGCATCACCGGCCCCTACCGGGCCGAGCTGGTGCCCACCGCCGCCACGCCCGCGATGAGCCTGCCCGGTGGCGTGTTCAACGGCAGCATGATCCCGTACGAGCCGGCCAGCCTGGACAACACCCAGCCCGGCTACAGCCTGACCCGCCGCCGCAACGAAACCGACCCGCGCGTGGCCATACCGCCCGCCGACTGGAAGTTCGCCACCTGCGACGCGGCGGCCAATCCCTTTCCGGGCACCGCCAGCCCCACCAGCGTGTGCCTGAAGGGCGGGTTCGACCCGCAGTACCTGTACGAGCTGGTGTACGTGGCCAAGGACCCGAAGGTGATGGGCGTGGGCCTGGCCGCGCTGCGCGACGCGGTGAGCTTCTTCCGCAGCAAGGCGGCCGATTCAGCCGGCACCGCCAACCCGCTGGCCGGCCGCATCACCCACGCCATCGCGCAGGGCACCTCGCAGTCGGGCAACGCGATGAAGACCTTCCTGCACCTGGGCTTCAACCAGGCGCTGGACGGCGGCAAGGTGTTCGACGGCATGTACGCCCACGTGGCCGCGCGGCAGACCAACATCAACACCCGCTTTGCGGTGCCGGGTGGCGGAGGCGGCCTGCGCACCGACCACACGGCCTTCGGCCAGACGGCCCCGCGCGGCCTGGCCGCCGATTACGTGGACGATGTCAGTGGCCGCCAGGGCGGCGTGATGAAGCGCTGCGCCGCCACGGCCACCTGCCCGAAGTTCTTCCTGGGCCTGTCGGGCACCGAGTTCTGGCAGCTGCAGGGCTCGCCGGTGCTGACCGATGCCTACGGCTTCCGCGACCTCACGCAGCCCGACAACGCCCGCGTCTACTACTACGCCAGCACCCAGCACGGTGGCGCGGGCGGCACCGCCAGCATCGGTTATGCACCCAGCCGCAACGTGTACCCGGCCGGCACCGTGGTGCACTTCAACGACACCTTCCGCGCGCTCTTCATCGCGCTGGAAGACTGGGTGGTGCGCGGCACCGAGCCGCCGGCCAGCCAGGTGCCCAAGCTGGCCGACGGCACCCTGGTGCGACCCGACCAGCTGGTGTTCCCGGCGATGAAGGGGCTGACCTGGCCGGTGGGCGGCACCGCCACCGCGATCCCGGACTTCAACTACCTGGCGCGCTACAACGGCTTTCCGCTGTTCGACTTCGGGCCGCAGTACATCCCGCAGGACGAATCGGGCATCGCCACGCTGCTGCCGCCCTACTACACCGGCCGCGACTATGCGATCCTGGTGCCGCAGGTGGACGCCAGCACCGGCCTCACCCGGGCCGGCATCCGCAGCGTGGAGGCGCAGGCGCCGCTGGGCACCAGCATCGAGTTCAACTACGTGGCCACGCCCGGCATCGTCGACCTGTCCAACCTCACCGGCAGCTTCATCCCCTTCCACAAGACGGAAGCGGCGCGGCTGGCGGCGGGCGACACCCGGCCTTCGCTGGAAGCGCTGTACGGCACCCAGGCCGGCTACGTGGCGGCGGTGACGGCGGCGGCCGACCAGCTGGTGGCGCAGCGGCTGCTGCTGCCGCGCGATGCCGCGCTGCGCAAGCAGCAGGCGGCGGCGACGGTGGTGCTGCCCTGA
- a CDS encoding Bug family tripartite tricarboxylate transporter substrate binding protein has protein sequence MQYPFPRRQALALLLAAALAPAAMAQGKYPEKPLTFIVPFAAGSATDQLARALGQSITEQTRQPVVVENKAGASGMPAAQSAARSAADGYTVLITTNTTHAANEHLYKKMPYDPVKDFAPVTGLGKGGQVMVVNAASPYKSVADVLNAAKKNPGKLTFGSGSSSSRMAGEMLKQLAGVDILHVPYKSNPLGITDLLGGQIDLMITDTSTGVPQVKAGKLRALGYSTQKRSAQLPDVPTLDEAGVKGYDMGYWFAAYVPANTPAPVVARLNELLHTAVKSAAAKTFFDTAGSEPWTTTPDELARFQAAETQKWGKVIKAAGIEAE, from the coding sequence ATGCAGTACCCCTTCCCCCGCCGGCAAGCCCTGGCCCTGCTGCTGGCCGCCGCGCTGGCCCCGGCCGCGATGGCCCAGGGCAAGTACCCTGAGAAGCCCCTGACCTTCATCGTGCCCTTTGCCGCCGGCAGTGCCACCGACCAGCTGGCGCGTGCGCTGGGCCAGTCGATCACCGAGCAGACCAGGCAGCCGGTGGTGGTGGAGAACAAGGCCGGCGCCAGCGGCATGCCGGCGGCCCAGTCGGCGGCGCGCAGCGCTGCCGATGGCTACACCGTGCTCATCACCACCAACACCACGCACGCGGCCAACGAGCACCTGTACAAGAAGATGCCCTACGACCCGGTGAAGGACTTTGCGCCCGTCACCGGCCTGGGCAAGGGCGGGCAGGTGATGGTGGTCAATGCCGCTTCGCCCTACAAGAGCGTGGCCGACGTGCTCAACGCCGCGAAGAAGAACCCCGGCAAGCTCACCTTCGGCAGCGGCAGCTCCTCCAGCCGCATGGCCGGCGAGATGCTCAAGCAGCTGGCCGGCGTGGACATCCTGCACGTGCCCTACAAGAGCAACCCGCTGGGCATCACCGACCTGCTGGGCGGCCAGATCGACCTGATGATCACCGACACCTCCACCGGCGTGCCGCAGGTCAAGGCCGGCAAGCTGCGGGCGCTGGGCTACAGCACGCAAAAGCGCAGCGCCCAGCTGCCCGACGTGCCCACGCTGGACGAGGCCGGCGTCAAGGGCTACGACATGGGCTACTGGTTCGCCGCCTACGTGCCCGCCAACACGCCGGCCCCGGTGGTGGCGCGGCTGAACGAGCTGTTGCACACCGCGGTGAAGAGCGCCGCGGCCAAGACCTTCTTCGACACCGCCGGCTCCGAGCCCTGGACCACCACGCCCGACGAGCTGGCCAGATTCCAGGCGGCCGAGACCCAGAAGTGGGGCAAGGTGATCAAGGCCGCCGGCATCGAAGCCGAATGA
- a CDS encoding glutamate-5-semialdehyde dehydrogenase translates to MPNDTATSVQDIPAYMARVGSAARAAATVMAASPTQARNAALIELAHLLRASVAALDVDNARDLDAARANGLAGPMLDRLKLGAKVIDTVAEGCEQLAAMPDPIGEITGVKRRPSGISVGQMRVPLGVFGMIYESRPNVTIEAASLAIKSGNAAILRGGSEAIHSNLALWRLVQQALTTAGLPAEAVQLVETTDRAAVGRLIAMPEHVDVIIPRGGKSLIERISAEARVPVIKHLDGNCHVYVDADVDLDLAVKVTDNAKTQKYSPCNAAESLLVHERQAAAFLGRIGAIFAAKGVECRADERAAAILRDVPGLAVQPATEADWAEEYLAPVISVKIVDSVDEAIAHINRYGSHHTDAILTTNHPNAMRFLREVDSASVMVNASTRFADGFEYGLGAEIGISTDKFHARGPVGLEGLTSMKWVVLGNGEVRT, encoded by the coding sequence ATGCCGAACGACACCGCCACCTCCGTTCAAGACATTCCGGCCTACATGGCCCGCGTGGGCAGCGCCGCCCGCGCCGCCGCCACGGTGATGGCCGCTTCGCCCACCCAGGCCCGCAATGCGGCGCTGATCGAGCTGGCCCACCTGCTGCGCGCCAGCGTGGCCGCGCTGGACGTGGACAACGCCCGCGACCTGGACGCCGCCCGCGCCAACGGCCTGGCCGGCCCCATGCTGGACCGGCTGAAGCTGGGCGCCAAGGTCATCGACACCGTGGCCGAGGGCTGCGAGCAACTGGCCGCGATGCCCGACCCGATCGGCGAGATCACCGGCGTCAAGCGCCGGCCGAGCGGCATCTCGGTGGGCCAGATGCGGGTGCCGCTGGGCGTATTCGGCATGATCTACGAGAGCCGGCCCAACGTGACCATCGAGGCCGCGTCGCTGGCCATCAAGAGCGGCAATGCCGCCATCCTGCGCGGCGGCTCCGAAGCCATCCACTCCAACCTGGCGCTGTGGCGCCTGGTGCAGCAGGCCTTGACCACCGCCGGCCTGCCGGCCGAGGCGGTGCAGCTGGTGGAAACTACCGACCGTGCCGCCGTGGGCCGGCTGATCGCCATGCCCGAGCATGTGGACGTGATCATCCCGCGTGGCGGCAAGTCGCTGATCGAGCGCATCAGCGCCGAGGCGCGGGTGCCGGTGATCAAGCACCTGGACGGCAACTGCCACGTGTACGTGGACGCCGACGTGGACCTGGACCTGGCCGTGAAGGTCACCGACAACGCCAAGACCCAGAAGTACAGCCCCTGCAACGCCGCCGAATCGCTGCTGGTGCATGAGCGGCAGGCCGCGGCCTTCCTGGGCCGCATCGGCGCCATCTTCGCGGCCAAGGGCGTGGAATGCCGTGCCGACGAGCGCGCCGCCGCCATCCTGCGCGACGTGCCTGGCCTGGCGGTGCAGCCGGCCACCGAGGCCGACTGGGCCGAGGAATACCTGGCGCCGGTGATCAGCGTGAAGATCGTCGACTCGGTCGACGAAGCCATTGCGCACATCAACCGCTACGGCTCGCACCACACCGACGCCATACTCACCACGAACCACCCCAACGCCATGCGCTTTCTGCGCGAGGTGGATTCGGCCAGCGTGATGGTCAATGCCAGCACGCGCTTTGCCGACGGCTTCGAGTACGGGCTGGGCGCGGAAATCGGCATCAGCACCGACAAGTTCCACGCCCGCGGCCCGGTGGGCCTGGAAGGCCTCACCTCGATGAAGTGGGTGGTGCTGGGCAACGGCGAAGTGCGCACCTGA
- a CDS encoding AEC family transporter, which translates to MTLAVFYKLVAIFLTAGLGWVVGRMRWLGDERKGADPARTLSNAAFYIFVPALLFRTTSRLDFAHMPWGLIGAFFVPVVGLAVIVYAIGRHRNRAGSGAAAAPAVRAVSASFGNTLQIGVPMAAALFGEAGLGLHITIVSLHSLTLLTVLTTLAELDLARARARHEEAGGGTLLATLKVTVRNTIIHPVVLPVLAGMAWNLTGLGLPTVVDEVLVQLGSAVVPLCLTLIGMSLAYYGLRGSLRGAIALTATKLLVLPAVVLVVAHWGFGLQGLPLQVAVMMAALPAGSNTLMFSQRYETLEGETTSTIVLSTLAFAATAPLWLAVLAWVD; encoded by the coding sequence ATGACCCTCGCCGTCTTCTACAAGCTCGTCGCCATCTTCCTCACCGCCGGCCTGGGCTGGGTGGTGGGGCGCATGCGGTGGCTGGGCGATGAGCGCAAGGGGGCGGACCCGGCGCGCACGCTCAGCAACGCGGCCTTCTACATCTTCGTGCCGGCGCTGCTGTTTCGCACCACCTCGAGGCTGGACTTCGCGCACATGCCCTGGGGGTTGATCGGCGCCTTCTTCGTGCCGGTGGTGGGGCTGGCGGTCATCGTCTACGCCATCGGTCGCCACCGCAATCGCGCCGGCAGCGGTGCCGCGGCGGCGCCGGCGGTGCGGGCGGTGTCGGCCAGCTTCGGCAACACGCTGCAGATCGGCGTGCCGATGGCGGCGGCGCTGTTCGGCGAGGCCGGGTTGGGCCTGCACATCACCATCGTCAGCCTGCATTCGCTGACGCTGCTGACCGTGCTCACCACCCTGGCCGAGCTGGACCTGGCGCGTGCCCGCGCCCGCCACGAAGAAGCCGGCGGCGGCACCCTGCTGGCCACGCTGAAGGTGACGGTGCGCAACACCATCATCCATCCGGTGGTGCTGCCGGTGCTGGCCGGCATGGCCTGGAACCTGACCGGCCTGGGCCTGCCCACCGTGGTGGACGAGGTGCTGGTGCAGCTGGGCTCGGCCGTGGTGCCGCTGTGCCTGACGCTGATCGGCATGTCGCTGGCCTACTACGGCCTGCGCGGCAGCCTGCGTGGCGCCATCGCGCTCACGGCCACCAAGCTGCTGGTGCTGCCGGCGGTGGTGCTGGTGGTGGCGCACTGGGGCTTCGGCCTGCAGGGCCTGCCGCTGCAGGTGGCGGTGATGATGGCCGCGCTGCCCGCCGGCAGCAACACGCTGATGTTCTCGCAGCGCTACGAGACGCTGGAGGGCGAGACCACCTCCACCATCGTGCTGTCGACGCTGGCCTTTGCCGCCACCGCGCCGCTGTGGTTGGCCGTGCTGGCCTGGGTGGATTGA
- a CDS encoding acyclic terpene utilization AtuA family protein: protein MLAQPLRIGGAAGFSGDRTDAAAPLVRALIDAGGPAVLIFETLAERTLALAQLARRQNPEAGYEPLLDDLLRPVLADCLHHGIRIVSNFGAANPAGAARRIRALAAELGLPAPRIAVVSGDDVSSPEHRDALLGCLGEADRRQLADKPLVSANAYLGAEAIAAALKAGAQIVVCGRVADPSLVVGPALAHFGWAGDDWDRLARATMAGHLLECGAQVTGGYFADPGVKDVPGLATLGYPIAEIDADGHCTLGKPAGTGGLVTEHTVKEQLLYEVHDPAAYLTPDVVADLSQAQVLPVGPDRVRLEGVRGHARTDTLKVNVCFESGWLAEGEISYAGPRAEGRARLAAQVLRERLAGLGPLRADLIGVASVFADDAGHWLADTPDGGATDVRLRVALRHADKAGAERLAREVLALYTCGPAGGGGVRTTLRPTLGTVSCLMPRALVQPRFEMLDAEVHP from the coding sequence ATGCTTGCGCAACCCCTGCGCATCGGCGGCGCGGCCGGTTTTTCCGGCGACCGCACCGATGCCGCCGCACCGCTGGTGCGGGCGCTGATCGACGCCGGCGGCCCGGCGGTACTGATCTTCGAGACGCTGGCCGAACGCACGCTGGCGCTGGCCCAGCTGGCCCGCCGCCAGAACCCCGAGGCCGGCTACGAGCCGCTGCTGGACGACCTGCTGCGGCCGGTGCTGGCCGATTGCCTGCACCATGGCATCCGCATCGTCAGCAACTTCGGCGCGGCCAACCCGGCCGGCGCGGCACGGCGCATCCGGGCGCTGGCGGCCGAACTGGGCCTGCCGGCGCCACGCATCGCCGTGGTCAGCGGCGACGACGTGTCAAGCCCCGAGCACCGCGACGCGCTGCTGGGCTGCCTGGGCGAAGCCGACCGCCGGCAGCTGGCCGACAAGCCGCTGGTCAGCGCCAATGCCTACCTGGGCGCGGAGGCCATCGCCGCTGCGCTGAAGGCCGGCGCGCAAATCGTGGTGTGCGGCCGCGTGGCCGACCCTTCGCTGGTGGTGGGGCCGGCGCTGGCGCACTTCGGCTGGGCCGGCGACGACTGGGACCGCCTGGCCCGCGCCACCATGGCCGGCCACCTGCTGGAATGCGGCGCCCAGGTCACCGGCGGCTACTTCGCCGACCCCGGCGTGAAGGACGTGCCCGGCCTGGCCACGCTGGGCTACCCCATCGCCGAGATCGACGCCGACGGCCACTGCACGCTGGGCAAGCCGGCCGGCACCGGCGGCCTGGTGACCGAGCACACGGTGAAGGAGCAGTTGCTGTACGAGGTGCACGACCCCGCCGCCTACCTGACGCCCGACGTGGTGGCCGACCTCAGCCAGGCCCAGGTGCTGCCGGTAGGCCCCGACCGCGTGCGGCTGGAAGGCGTGCGTGGCCATGCACGCACCGACACGCTCAAGGTCAACGTCTGCTTCGAGTCGGGCTGGCTGGCCGAAGGCGAGATCTCCTACGCCGGCCCGCGCGCCGAGGGCCGTGCCCGGCTGGCCGCCCAGGTGCTGCGCGAGCGGCTGGCGGGCCTGGGCCCGCTGCGTGCCGACCTGATCGGCGTGGCCAGCGTGTTTGCCGACGATGCCGGCCACTGGCTGGCCGACACGCCCGACGGCGGCGCCACCGACGTGCGGTTGCGCGTGGCGCTGCGCCATGCCGACAAGGCCGGCGCCGAGCGCCTGGCGCGCGAGGTGCTGGCGCTGTACACCTGCGGCCCTGCCGGCGGTGGCGGCGTGCGCACCACGCTGCGGCCCACGCTGGGCACCGTCTCGTGCCTGATGCCGCGTGCGCTGGTGCAGCCGCGCTTCGAGATGCTGGATGCGGAGGTGCACCCGTGA
- the minE gene encoding cell division topological specificity factor MinE: MSFLSFLLGEKKKTASVAKERLQIILAHERSGSGAPRADYLPALQRELVAVISKYVSISPDDIKVHLEKQDDLEVLEVKIELPDAAR, encoded by the coding sequence ATGTCCTTCCTCTCCTTCCTGCTCGGGGAAAAGAAGAAGACCGCCAGCGTTGCCAAGGAGCGGCTGCAGATCATCCTGGCACACGAGCGCAGCGGCAGCGGCGCGCCACGGGCCGACTACCTGCCCGCGCTGCAGCGCGAGCTGGTGGCGGTGATCTCCAAGTACGTCTCCATCTCGCCCGACGACATCAAGGTGCACCTGGAAAAGCAGGACGACCTGGAAGTGCTCGAAGTCAAGATCGAGCTGCCGGACGCCGCACGCTGA
- a CDS encoding AtuA-related protein — protein sequence MTRQLITVPLWRAAHGRTGDKGNRSNISVIAWQPALYAPIVEQITEAVVAQRFAHRRPSRVQRHLLPTLHAMNFVLDDVLDGGVNDALNLDSHGKALSFLLLDLPLHLPADLAPLLCGPA from the coding sequence GTGACCCGGCAGCTGATCACCGTGCCCCTGTGGCGCGCCGCTCATGGCCGCACCGGCGACAAGGGCAACCGCTCCAACATCAGCGTCATCGCCTGGCAGCCGGCGCTGTATGCGCCCATCGTCGAACAGATCACCGAGGCGGTGGTGGCGCAGCGCTTTGCGCACCGCCGGCCCAGCCGGGTGCAACGCCACCTGCTGCCCACGCTGCACGCGATGAACTTCGTGCTCGACGACGTGCTGGACGGCGGCGTGAACGACGCGCTCAACCTCGACAGCCATGGCAAGGCGCTGTCCTTCCTGCTGCTGGACCTGCCGCTGCACCTGCCCGCCGACCTGGCGCCGCTGCTGTGCGGGCCAGCCTGA